A single region of the Triticum dicoccoides isolate Atlit2015 ecotype Zavitan chromosome 2B, WEW_v2.0, whole genome shotgun sequence genome encodes:
- the LOC119365692 gene encoding F-box/WD-40 repeat-containing protein At5g21040-like encodes MDFDCNKAGESSAKHCFSICNEGTLIQANTLTHCGKAKKWNSLNKLNNPESSHGSLPRVTDPKEDGETGNDGTASECSTMCFTDLPSALVCEVLARLDPKGLGVVSCVSTVLQTLATDHQGWKKFYCERWGLPNAPIGPLVPGGTPDGRSWKALFVDREFQSRSFLGRFSVDVLRGHNEDVRTVYLLASANLIFTGGHDSVVRMWNMEEGLLIDESRPFGCTIRAIAADSRLLVTGGSKAFIQCWRAIEGASHLFHISGNGTNQNSEFRLWGHEGPVTCLSLDSTRIYSGSWDMTVRVWDRAEMKCVQKFMHADWVLALAPHGNTVASTAGRDAYVWDIGSGELTTIISNAHVGNAYSVARTHLAGLLFTGGEDGAIRLFDVSEISDNENIKPAATWLPHSGPVHSLAFEYPWLVSASSDGRIALIDLRKILTPLNSSKRRFRVKPFDPSTVEPPQRMLHGFGCYLFSIGIGADRIICGGEDGAVRVWNFSEALEIEKKAQALRSLRQENRMRRRKAQVEMNANGRRVDHCSVAMKRNPLKGDKSVTWQIKRPIGDKVKS; translated from the coding sequence ATGGACTTTGATTGCAATAAGGCAGGAGAGTCTTCAGCCAAGCATTGTTTTAGCATTTGCAACGAGGGCACACTCATCCAGGCAAACACCTTAACTCATTGTGGAAAGGCTAAAAAGTGGAATAGCCTCAACAAGTTGAACAACCCGGAGTCAAGTCATGGATCACTTCCAAGGGTTACTGACCCCAAGGAAGATGGTGAGACAGGAAATGATGGAACTGCCTCAGAGTGTAGCACTATGTGCTTCACTGATCTGCCGTCTGCATTGGTCTGTGAAGTCCTTGCGCGCCTTGATCCAAAGGGGCTTGGGGTTGTATCTTGTGTCTCCACAGTTCTGCAGACCCTAGCCACAGATCATCAGGGATGGAAGAAATTCTACTGTGAGAGGTGGGGACTTCCGAATGCTCCCATCGGACCCCTAGTTCCAGGTGGAACCCCAGATGGGAGGTCGTGGAAAGCATTGTTTGTGGATCGGGAGTTTCAAAGTAGATCATTCCTGGGAAGATTTAGTGTGGATGTTCTCCGCGGTCACAATGAGGATGTACGCACTGTGTACCTTCTGGCGTCAGCAAATCTGATATTCACTGGTGGCCATGATTCTGTGGTTCGGATGTGGAATATGGAGGAAGGTCTACTGATTGATGAGTCCCGCCCATTTGGTTGCACTATCCGGGCAATTGCAGCTGACAGTAGGCTTTTGGTAACTGGAGGATCCAAAGCCTTCATTCAGTGTTGGAGGGCTATTGAGGGGGCCTCGCACCTTTTCCACATTTCTGGGAATGGTACTAACCAGAATTCTGAATTTCGCCTATGGGGGCATGAAGGGCCTGTGACTTGTCTTTCCTTGGATTCAACAAGGATTTACAGTGGTTCTTGGGATATGACTGTTCGTGTTTGGGACAGAGCCGAGATGAAGTGCGTGCAAAAGTTCATGCATGCTGACTGGGTTTTGGCCCTGGCTCCTCATGGAAATACTGTTGCCAGTACAGCTGGTAGAGACGCATATGTGTGGGATATCGGAAGTGGTGAATTAACAACTATAATTTCCAATGCCCATGTTGGTAATGCATATTCTGTAGCTCGAACACACCTGGCAGGTTTGCTGTTTACTGGAGGAGAGGATGGGGCAATTCGCTTGTTCGATGTTTCTGAGATATCTGATAATGAGAATATTAAACCAGCTGCCACTTGGTTGCCGCATTCTGGCCCTGTTCATTCTCTTGCTTTTGAGTACCCATGGCTTGTTTCTGCCTCTAGTGATGGCAGGATCGCACTAATTGATTTGAGGAAGATCCTGACCCCCCTAAACTCATCAAAGCGCCGATTCAGGGTTAAGCCCTTCGATCCAAGCACCGTAGAGCCTCCACAGCGAATGCTTCATGGCTTTGGATGCTATCTTTTCTCCATCGGCATCGGTGCAGATAGAATCATATGTGGAGGCGAGGATGGCGCTGTCAGGGTCTGGAACTTCTCAGAAGCACTGGAGATTGAGAAGAAGGCACAGGCTTTAAGGAGTCTGAGGCAGGAGAACCGCATGAGGCGGAGGAAGGCACAAGTGGAGATGAATGCAAATGGTAGAAGGGTTGACCATTGCTCAGTAGCCATGAAAAGGAACCCATTGAAGGGTGATAAGAGTGTCACCTGGCAAATCAAGCGTCCCATCGGTGACAAGGTCAAGTCTTAG